GCTAGCTGGGCTGCCGACGTCAAAGCGCAAGCCGTAAAGAACGCGCCCATGGTCACGGGTTATCTACGAAGCACCATCTACGCGCGGGTCAAAGAATGGGTGGCTGACATTGGAGCAGACGCTGCCTATGCGCTGTTTGTTGAGTTGGGCACTCGGTACATGCGTGCTCAGCCCTATCTCTATCCAGCTATTCAGCAGTATTTGCCTGAACTGGAAGCCGTCATCATCTCAGCAATTGAACAGGCTAAGGTGGAGGCGGGCTTATGAGCTTTCGGGAAATCGCGTTAACTGTCCGTGCTGTGAATCGTGCGAGTGCCGAGTTTAACCGCATCCAATCCGACGCCGAAAGCTTGGCTGCACGGGTGAAAAGTTTGGGTTCTACTCTTGCGGGGTTGGGCGCTTTAGGCGTCGCCATCGGCTACGTCGCCAACCAGTTCGGCTTACTTGGCGATGCGGAGATGCGGGTTTTCAACTCAGCCATGTCCGTCGTCACCGTCATGGGCATGTTCCTACGCACAAGCACAGGCTTAGCCGTAGCACAGAAAGTCTATTCTGCCGCCTGCTGGGTCGCCACTGCAGCACAAAACGCCCTGAACATCAGCTACGGAACCTTCCTAGCCTTGACAGGTGTCGGCATAGCGGTGATTGTTGCGGCTGCGGCTGCCATGTGGACTTTTGCCAACAGCATGAACCAAGCAACCGCCAGCGTCCAGAACTTCAACACCGCAGCATCCGAGACACCCACGCACACCCGCAGCATCCAAAGAGCAGGCGAATCAGCGTTGACGTCTGGTTCTCGGGGTGGCGGTTCTGAGGCTTCATTCTACAGGAGGGGCGTCGAACAGTGAGCGTTAACCCGCCAGCCTTAACAATTGCACTGGGCTCTGTCGGGGTTCCCCAAGTCGATGTGGTTGAGGCGCTGGTGCATCTTGGCGCCACCAAAGAAGTCAGCAGCTGGGAGCTTTTGCTGCAGAATTGGGACGGCAAATACAGCCCAAACGGAGCTTACCCGCTTAATGTAGGGCAGGACGGCTACATCTGCATCGGCAGAGGCGCCTCTGTTCCGCAGCTTATCACCACTCGGACGGAGAGCATCAAGTACCAGTCCACACCATCCGAACACTACATGCGCGTGGCTGGCAGGTGCTGGGGCGAGAAGCTCTTTCGGCAAACCGTGACCAAAGATTACAGTGGCTACAAAGGCGAAGCCATCGTCAAGGATTTGCTGGATTACTATTCGGGGATAAGCCATGTGCGTGGCAGCACCGAACTGGTCGAGGACACGGACACGACCTTCACCGACCTTAAAGTGCAGGATACCCAAGTTTGGGATTTACTGCAGAAAATCGCCTCCCAAAGCGACAAACAAGGCGTCATAGGCTACGATTTCCGCACGATGCCTGATGGCAAATTCGAATTTTTCCCCAGAGGCAGCAAAACCAGCCCCGTCAGCCTAACCGACAAAATCGAAGCCTACGAGTACTGGAAGGAAATCATCGCTGTCAGAAACAAAGTCACCATCTACGGAGCGCAGGACAAGAGCGTGCCTCTGAACAAGGTGGCTTGGACGCAGAGCTTAACGCCTGCGGATGGTTCTTGGACGGCTACGGCTGGGCAGGTCAGCTTGGAAACTGGTATGGGCAGTCCCTACAGTATCAAATTGTACGTGCAAAACAACTATTTCGGCGGCGCCCTCTTCCAGCTCAATGGTGTGGTTAATGGGAATTTGTATCCTGAGCTGCATTTTGCCATCCAAAAAGAAACCTACTTTGAAGCAGGCTCAGCGCTTGTTCTCTGGGATAGCTCCAACCGTGCAGCTAGTCGCCAATTCACTTTCCAATCCGTAACCGCCGCTGGCTCTGACCAATGGACTAGTGAAGCCTTCAAGGTAGGCGCTGCAAACGCGGTTGAATGGAGTGTGCAGTCAGGG
This genomic window from Candidatus Bathyarchaeota archaeon contains:
- a CDS encoding HK97 gp10 family phage protein, with product MEEFKAALQRFDSGMQRQVHSQLASWAADVKAQAVKNAPMVTGYLRSTIYARVKEWVADIGADAAYALFVELGTRYMRAQPYLYPAIQQYLPELEAVIISAIEQAKVEAGL